A single window of Ovis canadensis isolate MfBH-ARS-UI-01 breed Bighorn chromosome 15, ARS-UI_OviCan_v2, whole genome shotgun sequence DNA harbors:
- the LOC138421237 gene encoding olfactory receptor 51G2-like, protein MAVPISNNASSFFFILMDFPGLEAAHCWTAIPVCFIYVLSLLGNTTILHMVKSVPSLHTPMYLFLSMLSVADLGLTVSTLPSMAAVFLLGQRKVGAATCFVQLFFIHTCSVIESAVLLAMAFDRCVAIREPLRYATILTAKRIGAIGLASVTRSAALHLPLPVLLGRLRFPPVNALSHSYCVHPDVLRLASSSTVVNSGLGLFVMLSTLGVDAVLILLSYVMILKAVLSIASNAGRLKALNTCISHICAVLLFYTPLVSLSVIHRFGKKKLPAQIFMLLSYLHFLVPPVLNPVVYTVKTKEIRARILKMLQPSKL, encoded by the coding sequence ATGGCAGTTCCTATCAGCAATAATGCCAGCAGTTTCTTCTTCATACTGATGGATTTCCCGGGACTGGAGGCTGCTCACTGCTGGACAGCTATTCCTGTCTGCTTCATCTATGTTCTCTCTTTGCTGGGCAACACCACCATACTGCACATGGTCAAGTCTGTTCCCAGCCTCCACACTCCCATGTACCTCTTCCTCTCCATGCTCTCAGTGGCTGACCTGGGCCTCACAGTTTCCACACTGCCTTCCATGGCAGCTGTTTTTCTCCTGGGCCAGAGGAAGGTGGGAGCTGCAACCTGCTTTGTGCAACTCTTCTTCATCCACACATGCTCAGTAATTGAGTCAGCTGTGCTGTTGGCCATGGCTTTTGACCGCTGCGTGGCTATCCGAGAGCCCTTACGCTACGCCACCATCCTGACAGCCAAGCGCATCGGGGCCATTGGACTGGCCAGTGTGACCCGTAGTGCTGCCCTCCACTTGCCCCTGcctgtactccttggaagactgCGGTTCCCACCTGTGAATGCACTGTCACATTCCTACTGTGTTCACCCTGATGTTCTGAGGCTGGCCAGTTCCAGCACAGTTGTGAACAGTGGCCTTGGGCTGTTTGTGATGCTCTCCACATTGGGTGTGGATGCGGTCCTCATTCTCCTCTCCTATGTGATGATTTTGAAGGCAGTATTGAGCATTGCTTCCAATGCTGGACGACTGAAAGCCCTCAATACTTGCATTTCCCATATTTGTGCTGTACTGTTATTTTATACACCACTGGTCAGCCTGTCTGTGATCCATCGCTTTGGGAAAAAGAAGCTGCCAGCTCAGATATTCATGCTTCTCTCCTATTTACACTTTCTTGTACCTCCAGTGCTCAACCCAGTTGTCTATACTGTCAAAACCAAAGAGATTCGAGCACGCATTCTGAAGATGCTCCAACCCAGTAAACTCTGA
- the LOC138420159 gene encoding olfactory receptor 51G2-like has protein sequence MAVPISNNASSFFFILMDFPGLEAAHCWTAIPVCFIYVLSLLGNTTILHMVKSIPSLRTPMYLFLSMLSVADLGLTVSTLPSMAAVFLLGQRKVGAATCFVQLFFIHTCSVIESAVLLAMAFDRCVAIREPLRYATILTAKRIGAIGLASVTRSAALHLPLPVLLGRLRFPPVNALSHSYCVHPDVLRLASSSTVVNSGLGLFVMLSTLGVDAVLILLSYVMILKAVLSIASNAERLKAFNTCISHICVVLLFYTPQISLSMIHRFGKKKLPAQIFMLLSYLHFLVPPVLNPIVYTVRAKEIRVCILKMFQCRKF, from the coding sequence ATGGCAGTTCCTATCAGCAATAATGCCAGCAGTTTCTTCTTCATACTGATGGATTTCCCGGGACTGGAGGCTGCTCACTGCTGGACAGCTATTCCTGTCTGCTTCATCTATGTTCTCTCTTTGCTGGGCAACACCACCATACTGCACATGGTCAAGTCCATTCCCAGCCTCCGCACACCCATGTACCTCTTCCTCTCCATGCTCTCAGTGGCTGACCTGGGCCTCACAGTTTCCACACTGCCTTCCATGGCAGCTGTTTTTCTCCTGGGCCAGAGGAAGGTGGGAGCTGCAACCTGCTTTGTGCAACTCTTCTTCATCCACACATGCTCAGTAATTGAGTCAGCTGTGCTGTTGGCCATGGCTTTTGACCGCTGCGTGGCTATCCGAGAGCCCTTACGCTACGCCACCATCCTGACAGCCAAGCGCATCGGGGCCATTGGACTGGCCAGTGTGACCCGTAGTGCTGCCCTCCACCTGCCCCTGcctgtactccttggaagactgCGGTTCCCACCTGTGAATGCACTGTCACATTCCTACTGTGTTCACCCTGATGTTCTGAGGCTGGCCAGTTCCAGCACAGTTGTGAACAGTGGCCTTGGGCTGTTTGTGATGCTCTCCACATTGGGTGTGGATGCGGTCCTCATTCTCCTCTCCTATGTGATGATTTTGAAGGCAGTATTGAGCATTGCTTCCAATGCTGAGAGACTCAAAGCTTTCAACACTTGCATTTCCCACATTTGtgttgtattattattttataccCCACAGATCAGCCTGTCCATGATCCATCGCTTTGGGAAAAAGAAGCTGCCAGCTCAGATATTCATGCTTCTGTCCTATTTGCACTTTCTTGTACCTCCAGTGCTCAACCCAATTGTCTACACTGTCAGAGCCAAAGAGATTCGAGTATGCATTCTGAAGATGTTTCAATGCAGAAAGTTCTGA